The Strongyloides ratti genome assembly S_ratti_ED321, scaffold srae_scaffold0000039 region ACCAACATGTCCAGCAAATATGGTATATTCTACATGCACAAGCTCCTGCCCACCAAAATGTTCTGTCGAAAATGGAAAACCTCAAGATTGCGTCTACAAATGTAATGCTCCAGGATGCGAATGTCAAGCACCATTTGCGCTTAATGAAAAAGGCGATTGTGTACCACGTGAAGAATGTTCATCTACACCAACATGTCCAGCTAATATGGTATATTCTACATGTACAAGCTCCTGCCCACCAAGATGCTCTATCGACAATGGAAAACCTCAAGATTGCGTCTACAAATGCAATGCTCCAGGATGTGAATGTTTACCACCATTTGCTCTTGATGATGACAATAATTGTGTACCAGTTGAAGAATGTCTAACAAATATTACAAGCACAACAAATATAACATTGCCTAATAGAAGAGGATATATATTCCGTTATATCAAAAGAACTGTTCAAAAACTCatttctattatatttttaagataagatttgattttttaaaaataattttttattttaatatttaaataaataatttttttcataattgtttaaaattgagtttttaaaaaaaataattttttctgaattttactttttttaaaatactttaataGAAATTCTTAATAACAAAAACTTTTAAGATTTTAAACAACTtgctataaaaaaaatttagtaaaattattacaaatatatttttttagtttttgaagatttaatattctaatgattatgattttataaatatagtaCTATCAGATAaccatttaaatttttttttaaattcctGGTAGTATTAATGTTGctattttattagaaatattttaaaaaaatttctagttaaatactaaaaaatgttatcataaaaattatttatttttcattatcatatataaGATTGAATCATATGAAATGCATGCTTTTCATTGCGCCATTTTGAGACTggctttatttaataaataactttgttttaataaaactaagCATTTTGTCAGATTCATATGAATCTTCTCTTCATAGTgacatataaattatatcgaaataaaaagttttttgttttttattttaatttattcacAATGTCTTCCATGTGcaaattttacaaaagtTTCATATTTGAGGTCAAAAAAGggttaaataaagaaaaaaaaaattttttttaaatatcttttaatgttGAATCTTTTCATTGCTtctactaaaaaaaaaattaaaaaaattcaggGTGAGAAATAAGAAGCTTCAGAACGCGCAGTAGgaagaataaatttattcttcGAAAAAAGCGTCTTGAAGCGCTATTATAAagctttatttttaacaaatatttagaaaaacaTCTGAAGCTTAATGAGTTTCTAGATCTAAAGTTTCTAAACATTTATAGCTAAGTAGATCATCAAAAAGAAAGATCAAATATATACAGCCAATGTTGAAATAAAACAAACACTTCATTATTTTGAAGTCTgttttttaacttttgacaataaaaatagattattttttaaaatgaaacatAACCCACGAAAAGAATTAGATTCTATGCAgcaatattatttacttttatttaagttTCATAAAAATAGTGCCTTAAAAGCTACAATAAATTCCAAAACAAGAATATGGTAGTATTTTGGttgttttttgaaaaaattgtgCACTGAAGATTTATGAAACCTAGTAATACCTGTTGAAATTATGAATAATTAATCAAATGTGcacaattaataaatttttaataaaaaatagtctcatgaaaaatctttttggcaaaaaaataaagctaATTAGTCTTTACAAAAAATTCTCACTCATAGATTTCAAAAACCATGCTCCCAAAACTGAAgaatttgaaatataaaaaaatcctCTTTTACCCAAAGTATACCCCTAACCTTGCCCTCacatatctttatttttctaaaaatttaaatcatttttaaagaaaaaatttttcataaatgaTAGGTTCTTAGAATCTGCTCTTGAAGCTTCTATCGCTTCAagtttttaaagttttttactCAAAACgtttaaaaatcttattaTACATTAGAAGACAATGTATTAAATCTAATGACTGttattagaagaaaaaatttttattgtttactGAGATACGcgcatttaaaaaaataacaaaaaacaTGCATTTCatattatacaatttaatatttttattttaccaagttaatgtttaaaaagattatcatagaaacaaattttaaaaataactcccaaaaacataaaattttaagaagtTTTATCTAcgttatatatttatgttatattatGCTATAAGATTTGCACAAAATTGTAAAGCTTTTCtgctttaataatttttaattacttttttgtgttagaaaaattatttaaaaatattatatgaaaattttttatttatggtTTCGAAGAgactattaaaatatgataaaacaattttaatattattgtttaatgTCATTTAATAATGTGTAAAAGGTAGGAAAAAAGGTAAATATAActgtttaattataatttactaatcaagaaacattaaaaacatgatcttttaaatagatttatttagcacattttatatgattatttctttggt contains the following coding sequences:
- a CDS encoding Trypsin Inhibitor-like, cysteine rich domain-containing protein, with protein sequence PTCPANMVYSTCTSSCPPKCSVENGKPQDCVYKCNAPGCECQAPFALNEKGDCVPREECSSTPTCPANMVYSTCTSSCPPRCSIDNGKPQDCVYKCNAPGCECLPPFALDDDNNCVPVEECLTNITSTTNITLPNRRGYIFRYIKRTVQKLISIIFLR